The genomic DNA TTTCAGAATTAAATACATATGATAACATAGTTTTGTTATCGACTCTAAattgtatatttaatttccCACCTATAATTATCTTATcattttttgataaaaattgaaatacattatcatcattctgaataatatttatttcggCTGTATATGATGTGGTTAAGAAGCCCAACAATATACCTATGATATATATCCcccaacaaaaaaaaaaaaaaaatgaaataaaaataaaaaaattagaaatatgaaaaaataaaataaggaaatataaatactaaatatatattttatatatatatatatatttttttatttatttattatctgttgttttttttttgaaatatttaatatattcatttacttatatataataatatactgacttaatatatttatttttattttttctttttattatattatttgcaAACCTCCTATAAAACAAACAACGAAGAGTATCATCAAATaaatcatattaaaaaatatgattttgttgttaacaatttttttctgatgtgattcatttttaaaacttttctttttataattttgttcTCTTcccataatttatttatatttataataatatatgacaTTTATCTATAAaactttataaatttatgaaaatattatttatgatatacgggtgaaaaaaaatcaaaaataaagaaatgaaTCCCATAAGTACATGTATCAAAAACATCAACGTTCAAAAATTTTAAGTATAtagtaaaatattatataatacaattaaataaaaattactcatttattatatatataatatatgtgttaatatatcttttaaaaaaagtataatatgaacaaatatataaacatatatatatacatgacCTTTGTTTAAATGATTCgactatataaatatacaaaaaaatatatacatatgtacaatatatattttattatatcttaaaaaattgatatatttatatattctaaatAAGCGAGTCTCTTTTCATATAACAAGAATGTgtacttaatttttttttttttttttttggggaATATTTTTGCGttcatattcttttctttttaatttgcacatatattataaaaaaaatatattatatatatatatataatgtgtatgtatttattttcttatggaaatttattatttaaaaaaaaaaaaaaaaatcaaatacaAAGAATTATTCATAACAACATTTTTAACACATGGAGGGTCAAATATAATTTCCAAGCTTATTATATCACCTCTTGAGAGGATAGTACTTATAAAGCAAATACAACCCATCCTctttaaaaatgtattaattCAACCATCTTATACATACAGAAATATACTTAATAGTAAGAGAAATGTGATGTGTTtcgaataaaatatataaacatttaaaaatatgcattatatatatcaacatgtaaataaataaataaatatatatatatatatatatatatatatatttatttatatatatatatatatattttttacttttcaGGTATACGCACAAATCAAGGATACACCTCATTTTGGTGGGGTTATAATGCCAGTATCTGCAATTTCCTATCATTCAGCTTTTTAAGACTACTATTTCATGaccaaataaaatataacctAGCCATTGAAAacagaaaaaattattttatgacCAACTTTTCCTTGTTATATTTCTCAAGTTGCCTAGCTGCCTCAATTGCATACCCATTTGATACTGTGCACAATTATATGTCTTTAAAtcatgaaataataaaagataaaaaaaaatactcaAGAAGCGTTTTCCTATTCATATATGATCATATTGTGAGAGGAAGTAAGCcccaataaataaaaatatatatatatatatatatatatatatatatatatatattacatgtaCAGTTCATGTAATTTTGGGTATAATTTACCTGACTTGTTCATGTTCCTAAcataacatatacatatatatttatgattcgtatatatttaatatttataattatatatataaggtatatattttttattacataaaataaataaatatatatatatatatatatatatatatatatatgtataaaataataaattttccaTTTTATGTAGTacacttattatttttttattttattttcctaAGAAATAAGAAACTTATACTGTGGATATAGCTTGTGTTTATTGAATTTCAttccatatttattaataacaaGCAAATTGAATGAAGTATtcacaaaatattttatcgACGATAATGTCGAAAAGAATAATTACATTTCAAATGATGGTGCGAAAAGGAATGATATAAaggaagaatataataaattatttaaaaagacAACTAACTTTTTTTCGTATATTGCTTTGGGTGTAATAACAGGTTATGTGGCCCAAGTCGTAACATATCCTCTAGAAACttatagaagaaaatatcAATATCATGTAATGTATGAACAGAAATTTCCTAATACCTTAATGCATAAAAGATATTTAATGAATAATACAACAACACAAAAtcaacatatttttaaaaaagttcGCAATTTATATAGGGGGTTTACCTTACATTCTTTTAAATTGATACCTGAGTATTTTATATTcagttgttttttttattacgtCAAAAATAACATACcaatatgaacaaaataacaCAAATGTGAAtgggaatatatatatatatatatttatgtgtgtatttttgttttagtattcatttataaaattttaataaaatgaaaagataatatttttacatttacaTTAGAACTAAATTTAACAAtcctattatatatatatatatatatatgtttctttttttttttttttttttttttttttttttttttttttggtgatatttaatatatttttttttcttcatatttagaaatttccttttttttttattctttttaaatttgttgtaatgtggtatatatattgatattcCATGTGTACCTATTATgcttttaaaaatacataaatttaACATATACTTCTTATTttgaaattttatattttattaatatatgacaagcaaatgaataattatttgtataatacCATATAAAAAAGGAGAATCTTAAaaactaaatatatatatatatatatatatatatatatatatatatatttatttatttatttacacaGCGTAATCCTACTTTTAAGGatatacagaaaaaaaaaaaaaaaatttaaatatgataattcaCATGAACAAAACAGCCATTTCGcatttccaaaaaaaaaaaaaaaaaaatatatatgtatatatttaaatgaaataaaaagaaatatattatttcttaatatatatatatatatatgtatatttttatttatttattggtTTATCCtaattttgtattattcACCGTTATTTTAAAAACCATATGGAaggtgtaaaaaaaaaaaaaaaagagataaattataatgagGTTGTATTATACCAATCTGGTAAGAGATAAAAAATGTTTGAATTTCATAAAAGTTGAAAAGAAATATGGAGGTACATCTCTATTAAGCAAGATTGGTCAGGCATTTAATCAagaacatttaaaaaatatgaaaattaaaTTGGATAATGTAAAAAGAAGTAGTTCACCTTTTTTTGGTACATCCATGGaaagtagtaataatatatttaaaaattttatagatatatttcgaaataataataatataataaaagataaatttaaaataaatgataatgaaaagaaagaaaaagaattttatatgttctatGTGAATTCATTAATGAAATATGAAGGTTTATTTACATATGGAAAATTTCAATCATTTCTAAAAGATTTATgtgattattttaatatatttagtataaaatataaatataaaaagaaaatgaatcctcaatttgaaaaattaaaaaaacaatatgaagtattaaattcatttttacCTTATGAATTAGAAAATGatgattataaaattttcacACAAGAaagcaaaaaatatatagctCAAGCAGCTAATGtagatataaaatttatagatGAGTTACTTCTTTTTCATGATACATTAAAAACGGATCGTACATGGTTTTATAGAAGAAaagtattaaaaagaaatataccAGAAAGTTTTGAAGCTAGAGAAATTGAAGCTCCATATGATAGACCAGTACCTAagacatataattataatattaaagaacATTCATTAgaatatgatgaatatatgaaaaaacatGGAAggaaattaaaatttaaacTATGGAATTCAAAACAACATCCATGGTTTAGAAAAAATACATCAGGAAGAAATAGATGGGCTACAAGACCATACACAAAACAATTTCCTTATCTTTACTATTCTCGTGTACCTAGTCACATGTATTTATCTAAAAACAAGCCCAAAATttcaaattaaaaataaataaaaatgaacaagaatatatatacatatatatatatatatatatttggataacattttattgtgctaaattatttttttttataatttttaatatattcaccaaacatttataaatttataaatttataaaaatgacaaaaaaaaaaaaaaaaaaaaaaatattaacaaaaaaattaaaatatacacatatatatatatatatatatatatatatatatatatatatatatttatttaatcaCACAATTTTTATCAACTTGTTAAGAATAAATTtgtctgtttttttttccaacATGTCTAGAGATATATTGTGCTCGTCAATGCTGTAAAAACCaatatttcttaaaataGTCAAAGAAATGTTAGGTATAAATGGAAAcattaatatagaaaaatatttcatacaCTCtaaagtaatataaatagttGTATGAAAATGTTGagtatcttttttataattccaTGGTGTATTATGtacaaaaaatttatttacatttttgatTAATGTCATAATAAGTTCTAAGAATTGAATatattccatattattaAGATATGGTATTAgtttattctttatattatatttccattcatttaaaataatattagaattataatcatttgtatttatatgaggaaccatattataattattttctatacaTAAAGATACTACACGATATAATAGGTTCCCTACattatttcttaaaaataattcGAATGATTctatattttgttctttataatttttatcttcATAAATACTACCACAtccaataaaatataaacgtAATACGTCtggattatatttttttaaaaggtcAAATGGATTTACAACATTATGTAAGCTCTTggacatttttatattttcattttttattaaaccaTGACATAGAATTTTTTGTGGAAATTCAAGATTTAAACTTTtcaataaacatatataaaatatagcATGGAAATTCAAAATATCTTTACCAATGACTTGAATAAATGgattccatatttttttaaagattaATTTGTTATTTCGAACATTTTCatctcttttttcttttttttttttttcatcatttatgTTGCTCGTTATATGGggaaatatattacattgtATATTATCACTGTTGACATTAGAATTTaccatatttaaaatatcatcATATGAACAAATAATAGAATCAGTATCACATGAGGAGGATATATttacatcatttttatcatttgtcatattattattattattattttttttttttattttatttagatATAATATAGAACTTATATATGATAACAATGCATCAAACCATACATAGATAGTACCTTCTTGTTCATCTGGAATTTTTATTGCCCACTTGGTATTATATCtacttatacatatatttcttaattcattttttaatgtataaattatttgttttcttaaatattgtggatatataatattttcatttttttcataaaaatcaattaaataatctttaaattttaaaatattaaaaaaataactattttcttcttcaacatatataatattttcattatctattttatatttccctTCTCTTAATTCctgttcatttatatatctttcttcattgatattataataacctttatatgtatctttatatatataattattatgtacTAAATATTTCCATACATTCTGAACAAAACTTTTATGAAATGAATATGATGttctataaaataaatttatatccacacttaattttttattcatatctttataatatttacacatatcatcaatatattcatttgtttttattttattttcattgcattttttttcaatttttaaaCCGTGTTCATCCATACctgagaaaaaaattatatcctttttctttttttccacaccttttaatttttcatatttatatataacgtcgcataatatattacaataagCATGACCTATATGTGGTCTATCATTTGAATAATAAACAGGAGTACTAATAAGTAAACATTCTTCATCACTACAAGTTTTTATAATACcaccattattattattattatcattatttatattattattattattattatcactattgtcttctttattatttataaatttttcatcatatatcTCTTTTCtgtcatcattataatttgaTACACATACACTTATTTTGTcaaatgtttttttcttttttaaattctgcaaccatctttttttaattttatttttatcaccttttatatttatgctatccaatatattttgtctataaacatttatatatgcatCATCTTTTATTcgttttctttttatcttatggctttttcttttctctcCATCCTTTATGTATGAAGGAAAAAAGTGTctagttttatatatatgtttgcttaatatttctataattaatataaattttagatataa from Plasmodium sp. gorilla clade G2 genome assembly, chromosome: 10 includes the following:
- a CDS encoding ADP/ATP carrier protein, putative, with the translated sequence MEIYYLKKKKKIKYKELFITTFLTHGGSNIISKLIISPLERIVLIKQIQPILFKNVLIQPSYTYRNILNSIRTNQGYTSFWWGYNASICNFLSFSFLRLLFHDQIKYNLAIENRKNYFMTNFSLLYFSSCLAASIAYPFDTVHNYMSLNHEIIKDKKKYSRSVFLFIYDHIVRGKIRNLYCGYSLCLLNFIPYLLITSKLNEVFTKYFIDDNVEKNNYISNDGAKRNDIKEEYNKLFKKTTNFFSYIALGVITGYVAQVVTYPLETYRRKYQYHVMYEQKFPNTLMHKRYLMNNTTTQNQHIFKKVRNLYRGFTLHSFKLIPEYFIFSCFFYYVKNNIPI
- a CDS encoding methionine--tRNA ligase, putative, translated to MKIYFIFIIFLYLKFILIIEILSKHIYKTRHFFPSYIKDGEKRKSHKIKRKRIKDDAYINVYRQNILDSINIKGDKNKIKKRWLQNLKKKKTFDKISVCVSNYNDDRKEIYDEKFINNKEDNSDNNNNNNINNDNNNNNGGIIKTCSDEECLLISTPVYYSNDRPHIGHAYCNILCDVIYKYEKLKGVEKKKKDIIFFSGMDEHGLKIEKKCNENKIKTNEYIDDMCKYYKDMNKKLSVDINLFYRTSYSFHKSFVQNVWKYLVHNNYIYKDTYKGYYNINEERYINEQELREGKYKIDNENIIYVEEENSYFFNILKFKDYLIDFYEKNENIIYPQYLRKQIIYTLKNELRNICISRYNTKWAIKIPDEQEGTIYVWFDALLSYISSILYLNKIKKKNNNNNNMTNDKNDVNISSSCDTDSIICSYDDILNMVNSNVNSDNIQCNIFPHITSNINDEKKKKEKRDENVRNNKLIFKKIWNPFIQVIGKDILNFHAIFYICLLKSLNLEFPQKILCHGLIKNENIKMSKSLHNVVNPFDLLKKYNPDVLRLYFIGCGSIYEDKNYKEQNIESFELFLRNNVGNLLYRVVSLCIENNYNMVPHINTNDYNSNIILNEWKYNIKNKLIPYLNNMEYIQFLELIMTLIKNVNKFFVHNTPWNYKKDTQHFHTTIYITLECMKYFSILMFPFIPNISLTILRNIGFYSIDEHNISLDMLEKKTDKFILNKLIKIV